The Pseudomonas nunensis genome includes the window CAGGAAAGACGGAAATACCGCTACATCAACACCGCTCGGCAAGGCCAGATTACGCAAGCCTTCGATCAGCTCAGCGACGCTGGCGCGGGTACCGTGCATCTTCCAGTTACCAGCTACCATAGGGCGACGCATGCTGTACCTCGTCGGTCAAAGTGGGCGCAGATGTTACCCAACACAATCATGGCTGGCAAGCCGAATTCAGGCAGAAACTTCAGTAACCAGTTTTGCCAGCTCTTCAGCGTAACCACGAACCAGTGTTTCGTCCTCGCCTTCGACCATGACCCGCACCAGCGGCTCTGTCCCAGACTTGCGCAACAGCACGCGCCCACGACCGGCCATGGCCTGGGTTACACGCTCGCTGGCTTCCTTGACCGACGGATGATCGAGGGGGCTCGCCCCACCACCGAAACGGACATTGATCAGTACCTGCGGGCATTTGCGCAGCGCCTGGCGGGCCTGAGCCAACCCTTCGGAGCGAGTCTTGAGCGCCATCAGCACTTGCAACGCTGCGATGATCGCATCGCCGGTTGTGGTGTGGTTGAAGCAGACGATATGCCCCGAGTTCTCGCCACCGACCAGCCAGTTGCGCTCCAACAGGTCAGCGATCACATAACGGTCACCGACATTGGCGCGTACAAAAGGAATCGCCAGATCCGCCAGAGCCAGTTCCAGCCCCAGGTTACTCATCAACGTCCCGACTACACCGCCCTGCAACTTGCCGCGCTCATGCAGATCGCGAGCAATAATGAACAACAGATCGTCGCCATCGACGATAGCGCCAGTGTGATCGACCATCAGCACCCGATCACCATCGCCGTCGAAGGCAATACCAAGATCCGCATGCTCAGCCATTACAGCAGCCTGCAACTGGCCCATATGGGTCGAACCGCAGTTTTCGTTGATGTTCAGGCCATTCGGCTGGGCCGACAGCACGACAACATCGGCACCCAGCTCACGAAACACACTAGGCGCCACTTTGTAGACCGCGCCATGTGCGCAGTCGATCACGACCTTCAGGCCCGCGAAGCTGGTGCCGGTCGGGACGCTGCTCTTGCAGAATTCAATGTAGCGACCCGAAGCGTCGTTGATGCGCGAAACCTTGCCGATCTTGCTCGACTCAACCACGGTCATCGGGGTGTCGAGCAACTCTTCAATCATCAGCTCGACTTCATCCGGAAGCTTGGTGCCCTTCCCGGAGAAAAACTTGATGCCATTGTCATCATGCGGATTATGCGAAGCACTGATCACGATACCGGCTTCGGCATGGAACGTGCGCGTCAGATAGGCGATAGCCGGGGTCGGCATCGGCCCCAGCAGCATCACATCGGCGCCTGCGGACGTAAGCCCGGCTTCCAGCGCCGATTCAAACATGTACCCGGAGATGCGCGTGTCCTTGCCGACCAGTACCTTGCAGGCACCCATCTTGCGGAATGCCATACCGGCCGCCCAGCCAAGCTTGAGCATGAAGTCCGGAGTGATCGGATATTCGCCGACCCGACCACGAATGCCGTCGGTACCAAAATATTTCTTAGTCATAAGTGCTCCATCATTCTTATTCGGCTGATTCCACTGCAGCGATCATCCGCACCACATCGACTGTTTCGGCCACATCATGGACACGCAAGATACGCGCGCCCTTGACCGAGGCCAGCGCTGCAAGTGCCAGACCGCCAAAAAGGCGCTCTCCAACCGGACGATTCAACGCCAGCCCAATCATGCTCTTTCGCGAAACCCCGACCAACAGGGGCCGCCCCAAGGCATGCAAGGCTTCCATATGTTTGAACAAGCTTAGATTGTGCTGCAGGGTTTTGGCGAAACCGAAACCCGGATCAAGGATGATCCGCTCTGCCGGGATCCCCACGGAAGCACATTGCGTCATGCGCTCGGCAAGGAATTCGCCAACTTCTTTTGTTACATCCCGATACTGCGGGTCGTTCTGCATGTCGCCCGGCTCGCCGAGCATATGCATCAGGCATACCGGCAACCCCGTGGCCGCAGCAGCATCCAGGGCACCGTCTCGCCGTAATGAGCGCACATCATTGATCAAGCCCGCACCCAGTCGTGCGGTTTCGCGCATGACGGCTGGCGTGGAGGTATCAACAGAAATAATGACATCCAGCTCACGATGGATGCGCTCGACGATCGGCGCAACGCGCTCGAGCTCTTCGAGCGGCGAAACCGCCCTGGCGCCGGGTCGGGTTGACTCGCCACCGACATCAATCAGTGTCGCGCCAGCCGCCACCATCGCTTCGGCGTGGCGCAAAGCCGCATCGAGCTGACTGTATCGGCCGCCATCGGAAAAAGAATCGGGGGTGACATTGAGAATGCCCATGACATGCGTATGGGCTAAATCAAGAACCCGGTTGCCGCAAGGCAACCGGGTCAGGGACTGAACAGAAGTCATTTCAAACCTTAAACGTCAGCAGCCGGACCGCCGATCGGTGTTTCTGGACGCGGATCCTGCGCCACCGGAGGCGTACCGGAAGTGCCGGCACCACCACCTGACCAGTCACGCGGCTCACGCGGCGTACGACCGGCCATGATGTCATCGATCTGATCGGCGTCGATCGTCTCGTACTTCATCAAGGCATCCGCCATGGCGTCGAGCTTGTCACGGTTGTCCGTCAGGATTTGCTTGGCCGTGCCGTAGCACTGATCGATGATGCTACGCACCTCGGAGTCGATCAGCTTCGCCGTCTCGCCAGAAAAGCTTGCACTCTGACCGCCACCGCCGCGACCGAGGAACACTTCACCCTCTTCTTCGGCATACATCAACGGACCGAGTTTTTCCGACAGGCCCCACTTGGTCACCATGTTCCGCGCAATCTGACTTGCACGCATGATGTCGTTCGACGCACCAGTGGTGACGCCGTCGAAGCCCAAAGTCATCTCTTCAGCAATACGGCCGCCGTACAACGAGCAGATCTGGCTGATCAGTGCACGTTTGGACAGGCTGTAACGATCTTCTTCCGGCAGGAACATGGTCACACCCAGCGCACGACCGCGAGGAATGATCGACACTTTGTAGACCGGATCATGCTCAGGCACAACGCGACCGACGATAGCGTGGCCAGCCTCGTGGTAAGCAGTGTTCTGCTTCTCTTTCTCGGACATGACCATCGATTTGCGCTCGGCGCCCATCATGATCTTGTCTTTGGCCAGTTCAAATTCCTTCATTTCGACGATGCGCTTGCCGGTACGGGCAGCGAACAACGACGCTTCGTTCACCAAGTTGGCGAGGTCGGCACCGGAGAAACCCGGAGTACCACGAGCAATCACGGCCGGAGCGACATCGTCACCCATTGGCACTTTGCGCATGTGGACCTTGAGAATCTGCTCACGACCACGAATGTCCGGCAGACCGACCACAACCTGACGGTCGAAACGGCCTGGACGCAGCAACGCAGGGTCCAGTACGTCCGGACGGTTGGTTGCAGCAATGACGATAATGCCGTCATTCATTTCAAAGCCGTCCATCTCTACCAGCAACTGGTTGAGAGTCTGCTCGCGCTCATCGTGACCGCCGCCCATGCCGGCGCCACGGTGGCGACCAACGGCGTCGATTTCATCGATAAAGATGATGCATGGCGCGTGTTTCTTGGCTTGTTCGAACATGTCGCGAACACGGCTTGCACCGACACCCACGAACATCTCGACGAAATCGGAACCGGAGATGGTGAAGAATGGCACCTTGGCTTCGCCGGCAATCGCCTTGGCCAGCAAGGTTTTACCAGTACCCGGAGGGCCAACCATCAGCACGCCGCGAGGAATGCGACCGCCCAGGCGCTGGAACTTGCCCGGATCGCGAAGGAACTCGACCAGTTCACCGACTTCTTCCTTGGCTTCGTCGCAACCGGCAACGTCACCCAGGGTGGTTTTCACCTGATCTTCGGAGAGCAGGCGTGCCTTGCTCTTGCCGAAGCTCATTGGCCCACCCTTACCGCCGGCACCGCCCTGCATCTGCCGCATGAAGAACATGAAGACGGCGATGATCACCAGGATCGGGAAGCTTGCGACCAGGAGTTGAGTCCAGATGCTTTGCTGCTCAGGCTGCTTGCCTTCGACCACAACATGGTTATCCACCAGGTCGCCGATCAGGCCATTGTCCTGAATCGCCGGACGAATGGTCTTGAAGCTGTCGCCATCGTTGCGTTTGCCGGTAATCACATAGCCGTCTACAGCTACGCGCTCGACCTTGCCATCCTTGACCTGCTGGATGAAGTCGGAATAGTTGAGGGTCTGCGGCTCGTTAGGGCTGGAGAAGTTGTTCATCACCGTCACGAGGACAGCCGCGATGATCAACCACAGGATCAGATTCTTTGCCATATCGTTCAATTAACTACCCTCTGAAGCAAGCTCCGCTGTTGGCGCGCGCTTCGCATGATATTCACCGGCCTAACTTACTACATTACCTACGACTCTGGCAGGCGCCGTCTGTAACCCTTTGTGAAACACTTTCTACACATTATTCGCTAATGCCCGCGGGGCGAAATACGAAAAACCTATCGACCCGCTGAAAAACCTCGATTTACTCACTACGGCCGCGATAGCCCCAAGCCAGCATGTATTGCTCGCGGGAACTGCCGCGGGAAGAGTCCGGCTTGATCATCTGGACCTTGTCGAATTTCTGACGAGCGTCCTTCACGTATGCATCAAACCCTTCGCCCTGAAACACCTTGATCACGAAATTACCACCTGGCTTGAGTATGCGAGCTGCCAGATCAAGAGCCAGCTCACATAGAAACATGGCTTTTGGCATGTCCACTTCAGGCGTACCACTCATATTGGGGGCCATATCGGAAATCACAAGGTCCACCTGCGAATTACCCACGGCTTCAAGGATCTGAGCGAGCACGTCGTCCCGGGTGAAGTCACCCTGGATGAAGGTCACGTCCGGAATGCTGTCCATTTCCAGGATGTCCGAGGCGATCAGACGCCCCTGACCACCGATCAGCCGACTGGTGACCTGCGACCAGCCGCCGGGCGCCGCTCCCAGGTCGACAACGCTCATACCCGGACGGATCAGTTTGTATTTCTCCTGGACCTCCAGAAGCTTGTAACTCGCACGCGAGCGGTAACCATCCTTCTGCGCCTGCTTTACGTAGGGATCATTGACATGTCTTTGCAGCCACTTAAGGCTTGTCTTGGAACGGGCCACGGGCCACCTCTAAAATAAAACGGGTCGTGATTAACTGGGCGGTCCCGGACTCGCTCGGGTAAACTGGCCGCCGCTTTTTACAAGATCAGACGCAGGGGTCAGATTATGCCGCTCAAACCAGAGCAGAAGAAACAATACAAATCCATTGGCCACCATCTGAAACCAGTTTTGACTGTGGCTGACAACGGTTTGACTGAAGGTGTGTTAGCCGAACTTGAACGCGCGCTGGCGGATCACGAGCTGATTAAAATCAAGCTCAACATCCTCGATCGCGAATCCCGCCTGGCCACCGTTGCAGAAATTTGCAAGGCCGGCAAAGCGGACCTGGTTCAGGTCATCGGCAAGATGGCATTGATTTACCGCAAGAACTTCAGCGTCAACAAGCAGCTGTCGAACGTCCATCGCTTCGCGTGATGACAAGAGTCAAGGGTGTGCTTCGCGCACCCTGCCACTCCATCCAGGCACTGGTTGCAATACCAGCACCAGCCCGGAAAACCCCAGTACCAGATAGCTGAACGTTTCCCAGCGCACCGCTTGCGGCCAGCCAAAGCGCACGATGAAAAACATCCCGCACGCATACAGCGCCATCAGCAGCAATTGTCCGCGAATATCGCGCCATAGACTGACAAGGCCCTCGGCCTGAACCAGCACCAAAGCCTGAAAAATCACACACGCTGTGGCGAATCCCACCATCAGCGCATCCAGCATGCCTTCAATTTCGTCGATCAGCAGCGGCGCCATGCCAACCTTGCCCAGCACCGGCAGCAGACCGATATGCAACAACCACACGCCGCCCACCCATAACATCTGAGTCAGTTGCCAAAGCATGGCGCCCGCACGGAGCGGGCGCCTTCTTTCAGATGTGGCGGACTTCGACAATCTCGTACTCGATAACGCCGCTAGGCGTTTTGACCGCGACCACGTCACCTTCTTCCTT containing:
- the glmM gene encoding phosphoglucosamine mutase; the protein is MTKKYFGTDGIRGRVGEYPITPDFMLKLGWAAGMAFRKMGACKVLVGKDTRISGYMFESALEAGLTSAGADVMLLGPMPTPAIAYLTRTFHAEAGIVISASHNPHDDNGIKFFSGKGTKLPDEVELMIEELLDTPMTVVESSKIGKVSRINDASGRYIEFCKSSVPTGTSFAGLKVVIDCAHGAVYKVAPSVFRELGADVVVLSAQPNGLNINENCGSTHMGQLQAAVMAEHADLGIAFDGDGDRVLMVDHTGAIVDGDDLLFIIARDLHERGKLQGGVVGTLMSNLGLELALADLAIPFVRANVGDRYVIADLLERNWLVGGENSGHIVCFNHTTTGDAIIAALQVLMALKTRSEGLAQARQALRKCPQVLINVRFGGGASPLDHPSVKEASERVTQAMAGRGRVLLRKSGTEPLVRVMVEGEDETLVRGYAEELAKLVTEVSA
- the folP gene encoding dihydropteroate synthase, with the protein product MTSVQSLTRLPCGNRVLDLAHTHVMGILNVTPDSFSDGGRYSQLDAALRHAEAMVAAGATLIDVGGESTRPGARAVSPLEELERVAPIVERIHRELDVIISVDTSTPAVMRETARLGAGLINDVRSLRRDGALDAAAATGLPVCLMHMLGEPGDMQNDPQYRDVTKEVGEFLAERMTQCASVGIPAERIILDPGFGFAKTLQHNLSLFKHMEALHALGRPLLVGVSRKSMIGLALNRPVGERLFGGLALAALASVKGARILRVHDVAETVDVVRMIAAVESAE
- the ftsH gene encoding ATP-dependent zinc metalloprotease FtsH, translating into MAKNLILWLIIAAVLVTVMNNFSSPNEPQTLNYSDFIQQVKDGKVERVAVDGYVITGKRNDGDSFKTIRPAIQDNGLIGDLVDNHVVVEGKQPEQQSIWTQLLVASFPILVIIAVFMFFMRQMQGGAGGKGGPMSFGKSKARLLSEDQVKTTLGDVAGCDEAKEEVGELVEFLRDPGKFQRLGGRIPRGVLMVGPPGTGKTLLAKAIAGEAKVPFFTISGSDFVEMFVGVGASRVRDMFEQAKKHAPCIIFIDEIDAVGRHRGAGMGGGHDEREQTLNQLLVEMDGFEMNDGIIVIAATNRPDVLDPALLRPGRFDRQVVVGLPDIRGREQILKVHMRKVPMGDDVAPAVIARGTPGFSGADLANLVNEASLFAARTGKRIVEMKEFELAKDKIMMGAERKSMVMSEKEKQNTAYHEAGHAIVGRVVPEHDPVYKVSIIPRGRALGVTMFLPEEDRYSLSKRALISQICSLYGGRIAEEMTLGFDGVTTGASNDIMRASQIARNMVTKWGLSEKLGPLMYAEEEGEVFLGRGGGGQSASFSGETAKLIDSEVRSIIDQCYGTAKQILTDNRDKLDAMADALMKYETIDADQIDDIMAGRTPREPRDWSGGGAGTSGTPPVAQDPRPETPIGGPAADV
- the rlmE gene encoding 23S rRNA (uridine(2552)-2'-O)-methyltransferase RlmE; this translates as MARSKTSLKWLQRHVNDPYVKQAQKDGYRSRASYKLLEVQEKYKLIRPGMSVVDLGAAPGGWSQVTSRLIGGQGRLIASDILEMDSIPDVTFIQGDFTRDDVLAQILEAVGNSQVDLVISDMAPNMSGTPEVDMPKAMFLCELALDLAARILKPGGNFVIKVFQGEGFDAYVKDARQKFDKVQMIKPDSSRGSSREQYMLAWGYRGRSE
- a CDS encoding YhbY family RNA-binding protein, whose product is MPLKPEQKKQYKSIGHHLKPVLTVADNGLTEGVLAELERALADHELIKIKLNILDRESRLATVAEICKAGKADLVQVIGKMALIYRKNFSVNKQLSNVHRFA